From Manihot esculenta cultivar AM560-2 chromosome 18, M.esculenta_v8, whole genome shotgun sequence:
GATTTCAATGGAAGCTCCTCTTTGTTTGGATTTTAGGCTTGTAGCATATGCCCATTTTAACAGTAACATGTATTATGAACAGAATGTTTCCTATTTGTACACAAAAATTTTCAAGTCCAGCCACCCTAACTCTATTTCAATGCTCAAATCTCAAAAAAGAGACAAAGTCAGTTTCTTGGAAGCCACTCTATGAACTTGTGACTTTATATATACAATCACCTCCTGTAAGGTTGCCCCATAGCGTTGAACCCTTCATGTTCAAGCCATTGATCatcaactctctctctctctctcttctacaATTTCCTTTCACATTCCTTCAATTGTTTGTGTTAGAaatttttttcactttcatCATGCTTACATTAATAGTATTCTTTTTTtaacatttcctttttggggttTGGATCAAATTGTGCATTACTCTGTTTTATAGAGCTCAATCTAAATAGGCAATAGACTCGGAGTGGAAAAAACAAGGCAGAAATGGCTGATTGTCCCACGAAGGACCAACTGGGTTGTGGTCTAATGGGAGGGATTTTCTCTCGCCGGAGCTTCTGGCAAAGGAAAACAGTTGTACATTCGCTGCCTGCAGAGAGCAGCAACAATATCTTGAAGGAAAAGCTTCCTCCTGTCCATGTTTCCAAGAGGCAGAGAAGCAAATCTGAAGCTGCCATTCTTGACACCTCCAATCTGGCTAAACCATTGCCAGAAGAAGGTAAAAAACACAGAAGAAGGCATAGTTTGGTTGCTCCAAGAGCTTCAACTTCTAATCAGAAGAATGAAAGTAGAAAATCCTCAGATGCTGCAAGAAGCTCAACATCATCTTCGGGTTCGAGCCAAATAAAATTGTTACGGACCACTGAGGCAAAGTTAAGGAAGGACTCCGCAAGTGAATCCAGAGAGCTTAGTGTAAGCACCACAACTAATCATCAACAATCTAATAAAAAAGCGCTGGTTCGAGCTACTTCGAACAATGTGATGCTATTAGGCGAGTTGGGCAACTTGAGGCAGCTGGGAAGTGGGAACGTTGCAGGTAATAACGGTTCTAATTCCACAATAAAGACTACAGATTTCCTTCATAAGGATATTCAAAAAGCAAACTCCACGCCCAGAACTACAAAGAGCTATAGCAAACTTGGAGGTAATGGTGTTATGGGCAACATCGTGAGGCAGTCCAGCGGCGAGTTTCGACAATGTCAAAACCTAACAAGCAGAATGGACCCTGAAGTTCTGAAGAATATGGGAAATGAGAAGTACAAACAGGGTAGATTTGAAGAGGCCTTAGCTTTTTATGATCGAGCTATTGCTCTCGATTCGAGTAAAGCAACATATCGAAGCAATAGAAGTGCTGCTTTGATAGGACTAGGTCGGCTTACAGATGCAGTCTCCGACTGCAAAGAAGCAATCAGGCTTGATCCTTCTTATCAAAGAGCACATCACCGCTTGGCTACACTATATTTCAGGTACTAAATGATCATTTTTGGAGTTAATTCtgtgtgtgttttttttttaaaattaattgtaatGCAGATTAGGAGAAGCGGAGAAAGCATTGTATCACTACGAACAATCAGGTCCCCATGCTGACTCTGAAGACGTTGCTCAAGTTCAGGCCTTGCAGAAGCACCTGAACAGGTGCATCCAAGCTCGAAAATTAAAAGAATGGAATACTTTGGTAAAGGAAACCGACTGTGCAATCTCCTCTGGTGCTGATTCATCTCCGGAGGTTAgctatttttctaaattttttattcctgTGCTGTTTGTAGTCACTTGAATTTTCATGCTTAATCAGGCTGCTCTTTATTTACTGTAAGGTATATGCAATGCAAGCCGAGGCCCTGCTAAGACTGCACAGACACGAGGAAGCCTACAGATCCTACCGTCGGGCGCCGAGTTTTAGCGTTGATTCTTGCGCTAAGTGCGTTGGCTCGGCTGGCACCTCTTACCTCTTAATAATTGGAGCACAGGTGTATATGGCTGCAGGCAGGTTGGTGAAAACTATTTTGTTTTCTATGGTAATATGCTCTGTTATTTTCAGATGTGAAATATTTTTCCCTTGTGTAATCATTAGAAAGCTTTTGTTATTCATATTGTTGCTTACACACAATCACCATAGAATTATGATAAAGATCATGATTTTTCGGTGGATAGGTTTGAAGACGCTGTAGCGGCAGCTCAGCAATTAGCACAAATCGATCCAAGCAACAGGGAAGTCAGCACAGTAGTAAAAACAGCTAGAGCTGTAGCATCTGCAAGACTGAGTGGGAACCTGCTGTACAAGGCATCCAAGTACTCAGAGGCCTGCATTGCATACAATGAAGGGCTAGAACATGACCCTAATAACTCAATTTTACTATGCAACCGAGCAGCTTGTCGATCCAAGCTTCACCAATTTGAAAAAGCTGTGGAAGACTGCACTGCGGCTCTTAGGTTTCAGCCTAACTACAGCAAGGCCAGGCTAAGGAGGGCTCATTGCAATGCCAAGGTAAATTTTAACTGTTTTAATTTCCCATGATTTGTTGATCTGGGTTGATTCTTGTATTTTTGTGCGACAGCTTGAAAGATGGGAAGCTTCAATTCAAGATTATGAGATGTtgataagagaaagtccagcaGATGAGGAGATAGGCAGGGCCTTGTTTGAGGCCAAGATTCAGCTGAAGAAGCAACGCGGTGAAGACACCAAGGACCTGAAATTCGGTTCTAATTTGGTCTTCATTTCCAGTAATGAACGTTTTAGATACTTTGTAACTTCGCCTGGTAAGGTCTAGTAATTTATGCATAGTCAGAGATGTCGTCAATCATTAACTTGCCCTTTATGCATAATTGACATTTGACAGGAATGTCAGTGGTGCTGTTCTGTAATAAAGAGAATCACAGGCAAGTGTTGCAGCTGATGGAGCAAGTCTGCAAGAGATTCCCATCTGTCAACTTTCTCAAGGTTTGTTTGCCAGAAACCGCTAATTATGGCTTTTATATATTCCCCAAGTTCAGGAAAAAACTGTAATTGCATTGACATATGGGGAATTTCTTGACTCATAAAGTTAAAAATTGTGTGATGATTACAGGTGGAGGTGGAGGATCATCCATACTTAGCAAAGTCAGAGAGTGTAACAGCTCTTCCATCCTTCAAGATATACAAGAATGGATCAAGGGTGAAAGAAATTCCAGGCAACAACCGGGAATTGCTGGAAAAATCAGTTAAATTGTACAGCAGTTGAATAAGATAATTAACCAAAACTGTaaacaattataaatattaatatgggAAAGAAAGCAGCACcacatattaaatttaaaagcaGAAGAAAAGTTAAAAGAAGGAATCAGGCTGCCTGCACCATGGATTAAACAAattggagattttttttttcttgataataatttaatttattattactattatttttaaaattttggttacTTTGAATAAGATGCTTAATTACTCTGTTTAATGCCGTTCTttactatctctctctctccctcctaCCCTACCCAAGTCTCTTGAGTGCCGGGTTTGGCAAACAATCATTTTCCtaattatgtatttatttaatgtggaaagcaaaaaattaaacaGTAAGAGAATTTGCTTTTTTGTGGAAAGACTTGGATTCATCATGATTGTCCCGTATGAAAaattcttcaaaaaaaaaaaaagaaaatttaaattataattgttgtttttttcttttaacagaAAAAATGGTAAGGATGATGTTGTAATTGACCTCGTACACTAgggatttttttataaattcataattaaaGTACATGACTAAGGTTAAGTTGAGCCGAAGAGTTTAAATCCAAGACAGCAGCCAAGGCTACCATATGTGTTTGAGCTGGAATTGAATTTCCACACCAATGCCTTTTGAACCGACAAAGCCCATTgcgttcttttttgtttttttttttttggaggggGGGGGGGCAGAAGGAAAAAGATCTATTAAAGAGTGAAAAGGTCCAGGACCCAATATAAAGACGGCCACTAGGCCCAATCACGCCTATTTTTCGAACCGGGCAAACCTGAAAAACTGTTTAAATTCGCTCCGATTAATTATTAacataaatagaaaattttaagccCTTTTCTTTTAATACAATTCAGAAGGAATTCTGCCCGCCTCCATTATGAATAAATTTGCCATCAACTTGAAAACCACACAAGCTAAAAACTTAAATTTGCAGGAGGGGCCTCCAAGCATAGTTTGAAATCTAAACATTTCAATACGAAAAGTTCTAATGATATTGGTTATAATTGTAACTTTGTAATATTAAACaactaaaatttgatttttttttttttttacattatcaACCATCAATGTTAAAATTCAATCTAATCAAGTAGAAAACAGAGCAAGAATTAAGCCACATGTATTGGAGGAGGTATCAAGAGAATTAATCAGTTTTTGGCTCATGGATACATAATTATGCTCCAAACTTTCTCACCCGTGACCTCTTATTcatctaattttttttcttccaatGGAAACATAAACGGTGAAATACAGTTAATTGCTTGCTGATTGCAGCCATGTGAACTACACTGCACCAATTATTGGGTTGGCGGCCTTCTTTTGCAGAGGGTGGAGAATATTGTCAACTCCTGCTCTGATCAATTAACACTGTTTCACCACCATCTCCTCTCCTGTATAGTGGGCCAACATTGCTGAAACTCAAAAGCTTGTGTATGCTTTAGTGAATACTACTGTTGGTTGATAAGGCAGGGCCATGCACATTCTTCGGCTCCTGCAGCTGCAGGCTAATTCCTGGACTTTGTTCGAACTTTAAAGATTATAATTCTCTGCCATGGGAACAAGTGGAAAGCAGAAACAGTTGCATAACCTCACTTTTGACACGCATGAATCAACAATATTAACAATTTAACTTATGTAGCAGCTGTCAGGAAATCAGGAATGCATACACGTGGAAGCACAATTGGATAAACTAAGAATCATGAAACTCCAAAAATTCATGATACAAGCAGATTATGGATAATATTAGCTATATAAAGATCATATTTAGATTCTCAATTAAGGTAATTAGATGAGAAAGTACAACACAAGATGTACATGGCAGCAAAATCCTTTTCCATGGAAAAAGCAAAGAAGAGCTATACAAAAATTACAAATGTAATTCAACTTCAAAGCTTATCAAGAATGAAACAACAAAAGAAAGCTATAAATCCTGATCAGGATTGGATTTCCCAATTCCCACACAAGAACCCAGGAAGAAAAATTCTTGAAAAGGGTGCATAAGAAATAGTTGAACGGAGAAAAAGTTGAAAATTACTCCAATTATACGTTTTGAAATGAGAAAAGACAGTTTCGTACGAGGCTCATCATCTCTTCCAGCTTCGACTCCTTGATAATGGATCTCTCATTCCACCAACAACCCATGTTTCTTTTGCTATATCAGATGAGATTTTGTAGAAATTGGTGTCGTATCTCATAACCACCAAGCTCTCTTTCttcatatttcttttttcttcttccatTAATGCCTCTAAACTCCTTCCTTTCTTCTCTTCTGTTTTCctatcctcttcttcttctttttcttcttcttcttcatcgtcgttttctacttcttcttcatcttcttcccgTTCTTCTACCTTCTCTTCTAGCCAGCTCTTTGCAGGAGCAGAACGGCACCGCATGAGCAACAGAGCGTTGGGAGGAGGAACGGAAGGTGTAGCAATGGGCTCATCATTGCAGGGcttctctttctctttgtcttttctcttttctctgcAAAACTCGGTGTTTTGATTCTCTTGTAACACCATGAACCATTTAGAAAACATGGTACTTGAACCTTCATTGCCATCACTTGCCCCAGATCCACCGTGATTTTCTCGaaattcttcatcttcttcatccTCTTCATCTTCATCGGTAGTGATATCTGACTGAGGAATGGACCCGAAGCATCGAAAATCGAATCTTATGTTTCTTAAACATGTCAAGAATTGCATTATATCTTTCTTGAATCCAAGAGAATCCATCCAAGAGGATCTTTTCTTGTGTTTCCTGTTGTTGTGAATTCTTTCAATTTCCTCCATGACTGATTGCCAGCTCTTGCATGCAACGGTTTTGTGCCTGACTTTGATCTGCCCAGCACAGGTCACCTTCGGTGAAGTTGGTTCTGATGAGATCTCCGAGCCCATTTGCTTGTTTTTGGCCCATAACAGCGGGCTAGCTTGACCACCACTACCACCTCTAGTGCTAGATTTCTTCAGGCGGTGGTGGTGGCGGAGGTGACGGTTGCTGTGGTTGTGGTGGCGTTTGCTGGGCTCTACTGGTCTTGCAGGACTGCAAATGGGCTTGGGCAGTAAGGTAAGATGGGCTCTAGAAGGAAAACACACCAACAGATCTGCTGATGGAGCTCCTTTGTTGGCTTCCCTCGCTTTCATCTTTCTACTAAGCCAACCACTGGATCACTTTCTTCTTCTTGCCGGTTCTTTCTTTTAGATCTTGAGGTTGATGAAGCGTAAACGGTTAATGAGTCTCTCGAGAGATGGATGGTTTTAAAAGAAAGGAGGCAAGAGATGGACAGCTTTCATTTGCTTTTTCATCCTTTTTAATTGGTATAATCTCTTTACCATCTGTTTTGTTCATTTTTCTAACACCCCTTTTTGCCAGAATTTGAAATGGGGTCACAAGTCAGCTTCACCCGTGGCCTCTGCTTTTCAAATGCTCGCCAaacccattaaaaaaaaattctatataaataaaactaaaGTCGAGTAGGAAAAGTTGAAACCCACGAGCCTTGTTTCATGATCCAATCATACCCTCAACTTGTGATACTTTGTGACTTGTGAGACATTGCCTGTTATATTACTCATGCCCACTAGCTCTACTACCTTCACACATATCAACAATTAGCTACCTTGGTGcttatttctataaaaaaaaaaaaaaaaaattaagcagcaacagttaattattattttatatatatttcatctgtaattattattaattttatgctaATTAATTAACCTCTAACCTCGTATGCTACTAGAagcaaataaagaagaaaaagagtggGAGACTGATCACTGTTAAATTACAGACAAAGAATGTTAATTTTGAGGACAAGAATATAAAAAAGGACACCGAAAGTTTCAACAGTG
This genomic window contains:
- the LOC110605894 gene encoding TPR repeat-containing thioredoxin TTL1, whose protein sequence is MADCPTKDQLGCGLMGGIFSRRSFWQRKTVVHSLPAESSNNILKEKLPPVHVSKRQRSKSEAAILDTSNLAKPLPEEGKKHRRRHSLVAPRASTSNQKNESRKSSDAARSSTSSSGSSQIKLLRTTEAKLRKDSASESRELSVSTTTNHQQSNKKALVRATSNNVMLLGELGNLRQLGSGNVAGNNGSNSTIKTTDFLHKDIQKANSTPRTTKSYSKLGGNGVMGNIVRQSSGEFRQCQNLTSRMDPEVLKNMGNEKYKQGRFEEALAFYDRAIALDSSKATYRSNRSAALIGLGRLTDAVSDCKEAIRLDPSYQRAHHRLATLYFRLGEAEKALYHYEQSGPHADSEDVAQVQALQKHLNRCIQARKLKEWNTLVKETDCAISSGADSSPEVYAMQAEALLRLHRHEEAYRSYRRAPSFSVDSCAKCVGSAGTSYLLIIGAQVYMAAGRFEDAVAAAQQLAQIDPSNREVSTVVKTARAVASARLSGNLLYKASKYSEACIAYNEGLEHDPNNSILLCNRAACRSKLHQFEKAVEDCTAALRFQPNYSKARLRRAHCNAKLERWEASIQDYEMLIRESPADEEIGRALFEAKIQLKKQRGEDTKDLKFGSNLVFISSNERFRYFVTSPGMSVVLFCNKENHRQVLQLMEQVCKRFPSVNFLKVEVEDHPYLAKSESVTALPSFKIYKNGSRVKEIPGNNRELLEKSVKLYSS
- the LOC122722359 gene encoding uncharacterized protein LOC122722359 translates to MKAREANKGAPSADLLVCFPSRAHLTLLPKPICSPARPVEPSKRHHNHSNRHLRHHHRLKKSSTRGGSGGQASPLLWAKNKQMGSEISSEPTSPKVTCAGQIKVRHKTVACKSWQSVMEEIERIHNNRKHKKRSSWMDSLGFKKDIMQFLTCLRNIRFDFRCFGSIPQSDITTDEDEEDEEDEEFRENHGGSGASDGNEGSSTMFSKWFMVLQENQNTEFCREKRKDKEKEKPCNDEPIATPSVPPPNALLLMRCRSAPAKSWLEEKVEEREEDEEEVENDDEEEEEKEEEEDRKTEEKKGRSLEALMEEEKRNMKKESLVVMRYDTNFYKISSDIAKETWVVGGMRDPLSRSRSWKR